The following are from one region of the Stigmatella ashevillena genome:
- a CDS encoding galactose-binding domain-containing protein, whose product MRLLLAVGLLPLFSACSGPENGPEETAVSAQAVAPPTSERVTIDLSAGMPGQNHWRYLKGQDSTAFAAQSFDDSAWSQVGIPHGANYLTTFLNTVSGGGDGYLDGGSQWYRLRFTLGTQYAASKVLVEFEGAHTGVQVYINGTLLPGISAVAGNAQASHVVGFLPFIVDLTPYLQADGATQNVLAVRVSRGAAWFKQPGFSGAFRFGQAEAGLFRPAKMFITNKVHIPRNVYSNLRTWGTYVTTASIVPSTTTTAKAESAVVAVQTNVLNETASTQQVTLTTQIVDANGNVVVVAPPVTQSVPAMTPSTFPSSATPMFDQRITVPNPTLWYPNNSIYGKPYLYKVFHVVSVNGVVVDSTQTTLGIRIITWDKSLPYFNGHAMFLWGGSGRYDYPALGSSVPEEQQWRDLELFVAGGGNLWRPGHSSSSEEFVDAADAYGVMIVQPSGDGENGFNTPAPDDVTLKKELHRDMIIRDRSHPSILAWESNNGVTNQAVGTALIAINQVWDPISTRPAADRTPDPVNGLLLGCTLQGCEVGVKNQFPNNPAWGAEYWGNGTARGLAYDHELTFLAPFLNDWRKSKQANAFGMVQWYFADTPGETGLFAEYQQYRGTPQQATYENSVRSIGSSSVDMNRFPKLLYYAYQAAWTPFSLKPVVRLGHHWNRSGQVTVNAFSNCPSVRLRINGGDQGTKTPNPWNSDSNSNLTQSTRLLPFQASWDVTFAAGTLLAECLDQFGSVVATDSKVTAGAAAKVVLKVVPALVRPDGTAFAVTANGSDAAFVVAEVQDANGNVVPTAANLLTFSVSGPATYLGGTQQYVANGSNAYSTSGGRSAVNYHAPGDPELQAEGGLSKIALLSQFTSGTVTVTATSPGLASGSATYTIQPVPSFQPPATAPTIILQPASTAVTSGQSATFTVTATGTAPMTFQWFRNGTAISGATAANYVTPATTSADNNAQFTVRLTNSLGSATSSAASLTVVAPAAVAITTPPASRTAYVGQTATFSVTATGSPTLTYQWRKNGTAIAGATAATYTTPVLTAADNGASYSVVVTNPVNSMTSAAAILTVNPAVAPTLTQQPTSVSVRANDPVSFSVMASGTSPFTYQWQFNGANITGANGSTYTIAQAQNGDAGKYTVVVSNAAGSVTSAAATLTIAPPGTNLALRQPTTGSSTQGGGLEATYATDGDLTTRWASAGAIDPSWLQVDLGTVKALNTVVLYWEAAYATQYQIQYSNDGQAWYLAASNTNGQGGVETVSFPTVQGRYVRMYGQARATTYGYSLYELQVYNVPQCGGAGERFTVLSSALVKDNQSGLTWQRAQTTYADQGAQYTQAIAQAYCASQSMRLPTQAEALGIGGVNSAACAFPLPWSTWSSTADPSDATRAAFVSYTGLSTWQVANNYPGGVVCTSGSTVAAPTITTQPTSKTVAVGQTATFSVAASGSGTLTYQWRKNGATIAGATATSYTTPTTTVADSGAQFTVVVTNAGGGVISNAATLTVTGGSCTTVPSVPGTLSATANSATQLSLAWGASTAGSGCAVTYDVFRATTSGFTPGTTNRIATGLTGTTYQDGTVAASTTYYYVVKAVDAAGSSAGSNQASATTPGNPTGTLLSQGKSATASSAEAGLGAANAVDGNADTRWGSAFTNNEWLYVDLGASATITRVVLNWEPAYATGYQIQTASSASGPWTNIYSTTTGDGGIDDFSVSGTGRYVRMNGSQRALPGYGYSLWEFQVYGTSMSTGTLLSQGKSATASSAQAGLGVANAVDGNAGTRWGSAFTNNEWLYVDLGASATITRVVLNWEPAYATGYQIQTASSASGPWTNIYSTTTGDGGIDDFSVSGTGRYVRMNGTQRALPDYGYSLWEFQVYGSQP is encoded by the coding sequence ACGCCGCCAGCAAGGTCCTGGTGGAGTTCGAGGGCGCGCATACCGGCGTGCAGGTCTACATCAACGGCACGCTCCTTCCCGGAATCAGTGCTGTCGCTGGCAACGCCCAGGCCTCGCACGTGGTCGGCTTCCTTCCCTTCATCGTTGACCTGACCCCGTACCTCCAGGCCGACGGCGCGACGCAGAACGTGCTCGCGGTCCGGGTCTCGCGGGGCGCCGCCTGGTTCAAGCAACCCGGCTTCTCTGGCGCCTTCCGCTTCGGCCAGGCCGAGGCGGGCCTCTTCCGCCCGGCCAAGATGTTCATCACCAACAAGGTGCACATCCCTCGGAACGTCTACTCCAACCTGCGGACCTGGGGCACCTACGTCACCACGGCCTCGATCGTTCCGTCCACGACCACCACCGCGAAGGCCGAATCGGCGGTCGTCGCGGTGCAGACCAACGTCCTCAACGAGACCGCGTCGACGCAGCAGGTGACGTTGACCACGCAAATCGTGGACGCCAATGGCAACGTCGTGGTCGTCGCGCCGCCCGTCACCCAGTCGGTCCCAGCGATGACGCCGAGCACGTTCCCCTCGTCGGCGACCCCGATGTTCGATCAGCGCATCACGGTCCCCAACCCGACGCTCTGGTACCCGAACAACAGCATCTACGGGAAGCCCTACCTCTATAAGGTCTTCCACGTCGTCAGCGTCAACGGCGTGGTGGTCGACTCGACCCAGACCACCCTCGGCATCCGGATCATCACCTGGGACAAGAGCCTGCCCTACTTCAATGGGCACGCGATGTTCCTGTGGGGCGGCTCGGGCCGCTACGACTACCCTGCCCTGGGATCGTCGGTTCCCGAGGAGCAGCAGTGGCGCGATCTCGAGCTGTTCGTCGCCGGCGGCGGGAACCTCTGGCGCCCGGGCCACTCGTCCAGCAGTGAGGAGTTCGTCGATGCGGCCGACGCCTACGGCGTCATGATCGTCCAGCCAAGCGGGGACGGAGAGAACGGGTTCAACACCCCGGCCCCTGACGACGTCACGCTCAAGAAGGAGCTGCATCGCGACATGATCATCCGCGACCGCAGCCACCCCTCCATCCTCGCCTGGGAGTCGAACAACGGCGTGACCAACCAAGCGGTTGGGACGGCGCTCATCGCCATCAACCAGGTCTGGGATCCCATCAGTACGCGGCCTGCAGCGGACCGCACGCCCGATCCGGTGAACGGGCTCCTCCTGGGCTGCACGCTCCAGGGCTGCGAGGTGGGCGTCAAGAACCAGTTCCCCAATAACCCGGCCTGGGGCGCGGAGTACTGGGGCAACGGCACCGCGCGCGGGCTCGCCTACGACCACGAGCTCACCTTCCTGGCGCCGTTCCTCAACGACTGGCGCAAGTCGAAGCAGGCGAACGCCTTCGGCATGGTGCAGTGGTACTTCGCGGACACGCCGGGCGAGACCGGCCTCTTCGCCGAGTACCAGCAGTACCGAGGCACCCCGCAGCAGGCGACCTACGAGAACAGCGTCCGATCCATCGGCTCGTCGTCCGTCGACATGAACCGATTCCCGAAGCTGCTCTACTACGCCTACCAGGCCGCCTGGACGCCCTTCTCGCTGAAGCCCGTCGTCCGCCTGGGGCACCACTGGAACCGCTCCGGTCAGGTGACCGTCAACGCCTTCAGCAACTGCCCCTCCGTCCGCCTCCGCATCAACGGCGGCGACCAGGGCACGAAGACCCCGAACCCGTGGAACTCTGACTCGAATTCGAACCTCACGCAGTCGACCCGGCTGCTGCCGTTCCAGGCGTCCTGGGACGTCACCTTCGCGGCCGGCACGCTCCTCGCCGAATGCCTCGATCAGTTCGGGAGTGTGGTCGCGACCGACAGCAAGGTGACCGCTGGCGCGGCGGCGAAGGTCGTCCTCAAGGTCGTGCCCGCCCTGGTGAGGCCGGACGGGACCGCCTTCGCGGTGACCGCCAACGGCTCCGACGCGGCGTTCGTGGTGGCCGAGGTTCAGGACGCCAACGGCAACGTGGTCCCGACGGCCGCGAACCTCCTGACCTTCTCCGTCAGCGGCCCCGCCACGTACCTGGGCGGCACCCAGCAGTACGTCGCCAACGGCTCGAATGCCTACTCCACCTCTGGCGGCCGCAGCGCGGTCAATTACCACGCGCCGGGCGATCCCGAGCTACAGGCCGAGGGTGGCCTCTCCAAGATTGCCCTCCTGAGCCAGTTCACCTCGGGCACGGTGACGGTGACCGCGACCTCGCCTGGCCTCGCCTCGGGGAGCGCGACCTACACCATCCAGCCGGTTCCCTCCTTCCAACCCCCGGCGACGGCGCCGACGATCATCCTCCAGCCAGCGAGCACCGCGGTCACCTCCGGCCAGTCGGCCACGTTCACCGTCACGGCGACCGGCACGGCGCCGATGACCTTCCAGTGGTTTCGGAACGGCACGGCGATCTCCGGCGCGACCGCGGCGAACTACGTCACGCCAGCCACCACCTCCGCCGACAACAACGCCCAGTTCACCGTGAGGCTCACCAACAGCCTGGGCTCGGCTACCTCGAGCGCTGCCTCGCTCACGGTGGTCGCCCCCGCTGCGGTCGCGATCACCACGCCGCCCGCCAGCCGAACGGCCTACGTGGGCCAGACCGCGACGTTCTCGGTCACGGCGACCGGGTCTCCGACGCTCACCTACCAGTGGCGCAAGAACGGGACGGCCATCGCCGGCGCCACCGCAGCCACCTACACCACCCCGGTCCTCACCGCGGCCGACAACGGGGCGAGCTACTCGGTGGTGGTGACGAACCCCGTCAACTCGATGACCTCAGCCGCGGCCATCCTCACGGTCAATCCCGCGGTCGCGCCGACCCTCACGCAGCAGCCGACCAGCGTCTCCGTCCGGGCCAACGATCCGGTGAGCTTCTCCGTCATGGCTTCCGGGACGTCACCGTTCACCTACCAGTGGCAGTTCAACGGCGCGAACATCACTGGCGCGAACGGCTCCACGTACACCATCGCGCAGGCCCAGAACGGCGACGCGGGCAAGTACACGGTCGTCGTCAGCAACGCCGCGGGGAGCGTGACAAGCGCGGCGGCGACGCTCACCATCGCCCCGCCTGGCACCAACCTGGCGTTGCGCCAGCCGACCACGGGCAGCAGCACCCAGGGCGGGGGCCTCGAGGCAACCTATGCGACCGACGGTGACCTCACCACGCGGTGGGCCTCCGCCGGTGCGATCGATCCCTCCTGGCTCCAGGTTGACCTCGGCACCGTGAAGGCCCTCAACACCGTCGTGCTTTACTGGGAGGCCGCCTACGCCACGCAGTACCAGATCCAGTACTCCAACGACGGGCAGGCCTGGTACCTCGCCGCCAGCAACACGAATGGACAGGGCGGCGTCGAGACGGTGAGCTTCCCCACCGTCCAGGGGCGGTACGTGCGCATGTACGGCCAAGCGCGCGCCACCACGTACGGCTACTCGCTGTACGAACTGCAGGTCTACAACGTGCCCCAGTGTGGCGGCGCGGGCGAGCGCTTCACGGTCCTCTCCAGCGCGCTCGTGAAAGACAACCAGAGCGGCCTCACGTGGCAGCGCGCCCAGACGACCTACGCGGATCAGGGCGCGCAGTACACGCAGGCCATCGCCCAGGCGTACTGCGCGTCGCAGAGCATGCGCCTGCCCACCCAGGCCGAGGCGCTCGGCATTGGTGGCGTGAACTCGGCCGCGTGCGCGTTCCCGCTCCCGTGGAGCACCTGGAGTTCCACCGCCGACCCGTCGGACGCGACGCGCGCCGCCTTCGTCAGCTACACCGGCCTGTCGACCTGGCAAGTCGCGAACAACTACCCCGGTGGCGTGGTGTGCACCTCTGGATCGACGGTCGCCGCGCCCACCATCACCACGCAGCCGACCTCGAAGACGGTCGCGGTGGGCCAGACCGCCACGTTCAGTGTGGCGGCGAGCGGGTCCGGGACGCTGACCTACCAGTGGCGCAAGAACGGCGCGACCATCGCTGGGGCGACCGCCACCAGCTACACCACGCCGACGACCACGGTGGCCGACAGCGGTGCACAGTTCACCGTCGTCGTCACCAACGCGGGTGGGGGGGTGATCAGCAACGCCGCCACCCTCACCGTGACCGGCGGATCCTGCACCACGGTTCCCTCGGTCCCGGGAACGCTCTCCGCGACGGCCAACTCCGCCACCCAGCTCTCGCTGGCGTGGGGCGCGAGCACGGCCGGCTCGGGCTGCGCCGTCACCTACGACGTTTTCCGGGCGACAACCTCTGGCTTCACGCCCGGCACCACCAACCGGATCGCCACCGGGTTGACCGGCACGACGTACCAGGACGGCACGGTCGCCGCCTCGACCACGTACTACTACGTCGTCAAGGCGGTGGACGCGGCGGGGTCCTCGGCCGGCTCGAATCAGGCGAGCGCGACCACGCCGGGCAATCCCACGGGGACGCTCCTCTCGCAGGGGAAGTCGGCGACGGCGTCGTCGGCCGAGGCGGGCCTCGGTGCGGCCAACGCGGTGGACGGCAATGCCGACACGCGGTGGGGGAGCGCCTTCACCAATAACGAGTGGCTCTACGTCGACCTCGGCGCGAGCGCGACCATCACCCGCGTGGTCCTCAACTGGGAGCCGGCCTACGCGACTGGCTACCAGATCCAGACCGCGTCCAGCGCGTCCGGCCCGTGGACAAACATCTACTCCACCACCACCGGCGACGGCGGCATCGACGACTTCAGCGTGTCCGGCACTGGCCGCTACGTGCGCATGAACGGCTCTCAGCGCGCGCTGCCCGGCTATGGCTACTCGCTGTGGGAGTTCCAGGTGTACGGCACGTCGATGAGCACTGGTACCCTGCTCTCGCAGGGGAAGTCGGCGACGGCGTCATCGGCCCAGGCAGGCCTCGGTGTGGCCAACGCGGTGGACGGCAATGCCGGCACGCGGTGGGGGAGCGCCTTCACCAACAACGAGTGGCTCTACGTCGACCTCGGCGCGAGCGCGACCATCACCCGCGTGGTCCTCAACTGGGAGCCGGCCTACGCGACTGGCTACCAGATCCAGACCGCGTCCAGCGCGTCCGGCCCGTGGACAAACATCTACTCCACCACCACCGGCGACGGCGGCATCGACGACTTCAGCGTGTCCGGCACTGGCCGCTACGTGCGCATGAATGGCACTCAGCGCGCGCTGCCCGACTATGGCTACTCGCTGTGGGAGTTCCAGGTGTACGGCTCTCAGCCGTAA